In one window of Coriobacteriia bacterium DNA:
- a CDS encoding response regulator transcription factor, with translation MSEPAGDEAEFLSLAPLRETRSARGGGKTREEVPASAATEVGTPSDAPHAPMRDRISKQCEAIRLHYRLSARETEVMEHIARGDTVPRIATELEVSENTVRTHAKRIYAKLGIHSKQELGDLIAQFRPAEV, from the coding sequence ATGAGCGAGCCAGCGGGCGACGAGGCCGAGTTCCTCTCGCTCGCCCCGCTGCGCGAGACCAGGAGCGCCCGCGGCGGCGGCAAAACCCGCGAGGAAGTTCCGGCTTCCGCGGCCACCGAGGTCGGCACACCCTCCGATGCGCCCCACGCCCCGATGCGCGACCGCATCTCGAAGCAGTGCGAGGCCATCCGCCTGCACTATCGCCTGTCAGCGCGCGAGACCGAGGTCATGGAGCACATCGCCCGCGGCGACACCGTGCCGCGCATCGCCACCGAGCTTGAGGTCTCCGAGAACACGGTGCGCACGCACGCGAAGCGCATCTATGCCAAGCTCGGCATCCACTCCAAGCAGGAGCTCGGCGACCTCATCGCACAGTTCCGGCCTGCGGAGGTGTAG
- a CDS encoding 4Fe-4S dicluster domain-containing protein, producing the protein MTQYGFYVNTEICTGCKACMTACMDRNNLEGTEKIRKVFELGGGEFTTDENGAFTNTAFAYYVSLTCQQCDEPACVAQCPTGAMQKHADGIVRSDHEVCIGCGACVMACPYSHPFVSETLKKSIKCTLCSDEIGEDGVPHPACATACPVRALEFGPIDDLRAKYGDNCTIALFGDATKPNVVINPHRDSVKGGEVVNPAELGLADLAHR; encoded by the coding sequence ATGACTCAGTACGGCTTCTATGTGAACACGGAGATCTGCACGGGCTGCAAGGCGTGCATGACGGCGTGCATGGACCGCAATAACCTCGAAGGCACCGAGAAGATCCGCAAGGTGTTCGAGCTAGGCGGCGGCGAGTTCACGACTGACGAGAACGGCGCGTTCACGAACACGGCGTTTGCCTACTACGTCTCGCTGACGTGCCAGCAGTGCGATGAGCCTGCGTGTGTGGCCCAGTGCCCGACCGGCGCCATGCAGAAGCATGCCGACGGCATCGTGCGCTCCGACCACGAGGTGTGCATCGGCTGCGGCGCGTGCGTGATGGCGTGCCCGTACTCGCATCCGTTCGTGAGCGAGACGCTGAAGAAGTCCATCAAGTGCACGCTGTGCTCTGACGAGATCGGTGAGGATGGTGTGCCGCACCCCGCGTGCGCCACGGCCTGCCCCGTGCGCGCGCTCGAGTTCGGGCCGATCGACGACCTGCGTGCTAAGTACGGTGACAATTGCACGATCGCACTGTTCGGCGACGCGACGAAGCCCAACGTCGTCATCAACCCGCACCGCGACTCGGTGAAGGGCGGCGAGGTCGTCAACCCGGCCGAGCTCGGCCTGGCCGACCTGGCGCACCGCTAG
- a CDS encoding helix-turn-helix transcriptional regulator, with translation MGHSYAYIAGALGISENTVRAHVRNMYRKVGVTLARSHSPASTKNRQASLSGCLPSSFGPAAACRARLQGSLRTKPGARRPGIGPVYGPRPQRGPSLFPTATPRASALTLPQVNAPQ, from the coding sequence ATCGGACATAGCTACGCATATATTGCCGGCGCGCTCGGCATATCGGAGAACACCGTACGCGCCCATGTCCGCAACATGTATCGCAAGGTCGGCGTCACCCTCGCGAGGAGCCACTCACCCGCATCCACGAAGAATAGGCAGGCCTCGCTATCAGGATGTCTACCGTCCTCATTCGGGCCCGCGGCAGCATGCAGAGCTCGCCTCCAAGGGAGTCTTCGCACAAAACCGGGCGCCAGACGGCCAGGAATCGGGCCCGTGTATGGACCGCGCCCGCAGCGAGGGCCGAGCCTGTTTCCGACGGCAACGCCGCGAGCCTCGGCCCTGACGTTGCCGCAGGTAAATGCGCCGCAATAA
- a CDS encoding dimethyl sulfoxide reductase anchor subunit, translating to MGGATFAFNAIELVVFTTLAPSAAVAYAIVASRFLLSHADDRARRTPVPCTALFVPLALVTIGFVVSATHLGNPGNALYVFNRVGQAGLSTEVFCTGLFLSLSGGFWIAAQLKRPPKLLENIWLVATVAAAVAYLVSTSRVYCMPTIPTWSTPQAQVSLLLNALAGGPLVACACLGLTGSEPLRRRECQALLAGSVFATLASCAVLVWQWQVAAGMRNVFGSAGSFAPHYLAFVGVYGVGMLAACALVGWALARMGGEAPAGGALRSRRRQAAILLAGIALMYVVTFLVRFQFYRMYLTLA from the coding sequence ATGGGAGGGGCGACGTTTGCGTTCAACGCCATAGAGCTCGTCGTGTTCACGACGCTGGCTCCGTCGGCAGCCGTCGCGTATGCCATCGTGGCCAGCCGCTTCCTGCTAAGCCACGCTGACGATCGCGCGCGCCGGACACCCGTGCCCTGCACCGCCCTGTTCGTCCCGCTCGCCCTCGTCACGATCGGCTTCGTCGTGTCCGCGACGCACCTGGGCAACCCGGGCAACGCCCTGTATGTCTTCAACCGTGTGGGTCAGGCAGGGTTGTCGACCGAGGTCTTCTGCACGGGCCTTTTTCTGAGCCTGTCCGGTGGCTTCTGGATAGCGGCACAGCTGAAGCGCCCTCCCAAACTGCTTGAGAACATCTGGCTCGTCGCCACCGTGGCCGCCGCCGTGGCGTATCTCGTCAGCACCTCGCGCGTGTACTGCATGCCGACGATCCCCACGTGGAGCACGCCGCAAGCACAGGTCAGCCTTCTGTTGAACGCGCTAGCCGGCGGGCCACTCGTCGCCTGCGCTTGCCTGGGGCTCACGGGAAGCGAGCCCCTGCGACGTCGCGAGTGCCAAGCTCTGCTGGCAGGATCGGTGTTCGCGACACTGGCGAGCTGTGCGGTGCTCGTCTGGCAATGGCAGGTCGCAGCGGGGATGCGCAACGTCTTTGGGAGCGCAGGCAGCTTCGCACCACACTACCTGGCATTCGTGGGCGTCTATGGCGTCGGAATGCTGGCGGCGTGCGCGCTCGTGGGATGGGCGCTCGCGCGGATGGGCGGAGAGGCGCCGGCGGGAGGCGCCCTCCGGTCGCGGCGACGCCAGGCGGCCATTCTGCTCGCCGGCATCGCGCTCATGTACGTCGTCACGTTCCTCGTGCGCTTCCAGTTCTATCGTATGTATTTGACGCTTGCGTAG
- a CDS encoding MerR family transcriptional regulator, whose product MAQQATVRISAMPQESAQGKTYTIATLLNVLDISRGTLRYYEQIGLVRPGRDPETGYRSYSNDDVFRVAACYMLKNAGFSVQDAQTLISKIHDAPELIDMLWQENERQRVWHETMCKTLSVLRKLCDAKAPRNRRRTQIASRPQA is encoded by the coding sequence ATGGCACAGCAGGCGACGGTCAGGATATCCGCAATGCCACAGGAAAGCGCGCAGGGGAAAACGTACACCATCGCAACGCTTCTGAACGTCCTTGACATATCTCGCGGGACGCTGCGCTACTACGAGCAGATCGGGCTCGTACGGCCAGGGCGTGATCCCGAGACCGGCTATCGTTCGTACTCAAACGACGACGTTTTTCGTGTCGCCGCCTGCTATATGCTCAAAAATGCGGGGTTTTCTGTTCAAGATGCACAGACCCTCATAAGCAAGATTCACGATGCACCTGAACTCATCGACATGCTCTGGCAAGAAAACGAACGACAGCGCGTGTGGCACGAGACAATGTGCAAAACGCTCTCAGTATTGAGAAAACTCTGCGATGCAAAGGCGCCGCGGAATAGGCGGCGCACGCAAATAGCCTCGAGGCCGCAGGCATAA
- a CDS encoding FAD-dependent oxidoreductase codes for MASRVSRRTFVAGAATIAAGALGTTALASEKEPDAAQAFDDSYDVVVIGYGFAGAMAALSAADAGAQKVLLVDSAPEGEEGGNSRFCAQIVVYGQNEAELRSYYDALGWHMDQDSDVLDAYVAGIMGVPDIFKRMGIEDPCIWSEFAATAEGEAGQGGNDETDAQKIKRSFASICPEYPELEGATTVDAVTMHPAYFDGAFYPVVQENVQANDAITVWLESPATHLIQDGSTGTVTGVIIEHEGAELRIGASGVVLACGGFECNKQMIQDYLGCPRLAPLGGIHNFGDGIRMAQEVGADLWHMHNYESLGMLGGNQYKVEEGERAILMLAARYKPSVKGAYICVAEDGSRFLREDQTDRHGHLYSHGIWKIPTRAIAPGPCSTSSRRPYSKKTATCPSTLTRSLCLPPTPQISQARSVLTQESSVARSSASTAMPQTARTSSSTAIPRACARLRGRCTPCLCSPQF; via the coding sequence ATGGCATCTCGAGTTTCGCGCAGAACATTTGTAGCTGGCGCCGCCACAATCGCAGCCGGTGCTCTGGGCACAACGGCGCTTGCTTCTGAAAAAGAGCCAGATGCCGCGCAAGCATTCGACGATAGCTATGACGTCGTAGTCATAGGCTACGGATTCGCAGGTGCAATGGCCGCCCTGTCTGCTGCCGACGCCGGAGCCCAGAAAGTACTGCTCGTAGACTCAGCTCCGGAAGGCGAAGAGGGCGGCAACTCCCGCTTCTGCGCCCAAATCGTCGTCTACGGCCAGAACGAGGCAGAGCTTCGTTCTTACTACGACGCACTCGGCTGGCACATGGACCAGGATTCCGATGTGCTAGACGCCTACGTCGCGGGCATCATGGGCGTGCCCGACATCTTCAAGCGCATGGGTATCGAAGATCCCTGCATTTGGAGCGAGTTTGCCGCAACGGCAGAGGGCGAAGCCGGACAGGGCGGCAACGACGAAACGGACGCCCAGAAAATCAAGCGCTCCTTTGCTTCCATCTGCCCCGAATACCCCGAACTCGAAGGCGCGACCACCGTTGACGCCGTGACCATGCACCCCGCGTACTTTGACGGCGCGTTCTATCCCGTCGTCCAGGAAAATGTCCAGGCAAATGACGCCATCACCGTCTGGCTCGAATCGCCCGCAACTCACCTCATTCAAGATGGCAGCACGGGGACCGTTACAGGCGTTATCATCGAACACGAAGGCGCGGAGCTGCGCATTGGCGCTTCAGGCGTCGTCCTTGCCTGTGGTGGCTTCGAATGCAACAAGCAGATGATCCAGGATTATCTTGGCTGTCCGCGACTGGCACCGCTGGGAGGCATCCACAACTTCGGCGACGGCATTCGTATGGCCCAGGAAGTCGGAGCCGACCTGTGGCATATGCACAACTATGAAAGCCTTGGCATGCTCGGAGGCAACCAATACAAAGTTGAGGAGGGTGAGCGCGCAATCCTCATGCTCGCCGCGCGCTACAAGCCATCCGTCAAGGGAGCGTACATCTGCGTTGCCGAAGACGGGTCGCGCTTCCTGCGAGAAGACCAGACGGACCGTCACGGCCACCTATACAGCCACGGCATTTGGAAGATCCCAACCAGAGCTATCGCCCCTGGGCCGTGTTCGACGAGCAGCAGAAGACCGTACTCGAAGAAAACGGCCACATGCCCATCAACGTTGACGAGGTCATTGTGTCTGCCGCCGACGCCGCAGATCTCGCAAGCAAGATCGGTGCTGACCCAGGAATCCTCAGTCGCACGATCGAGCGCTTCAACAGCTATGCCGCAAACGGCGAGGACATCGAGTTCGACCGCGATCCCGAGAGCATGCGCGCGTTTGAGGGGACGCTGTACGCCCTGCCTCTGCAGCCCTCAGTTTTGA
- a CDS encoding molecular chaperone TorD family protein — protein sequence MSEQTKGACGCETAAETCGGTAEATVLDAAQFEALAVIFGVLGRLFWEEPEAGVVDQLADARELLLAPPFSTVASEGARALCDVLTAYGEAGDEGRAAMMAEMRQDRAYLFYQVSVSRTSPYESVYRTEDRTLFGPPTAQVKADYERHGLTLGTGRNEPCDHFGLECTYLAQVAAAGADAAGEAAAGASCELRRFLGEHLLVFAPVYLPHVEMQARSGLYRATAILAREILAWAAGRLGAAAVVALDPADFPLKHEAR from the coding sequence ATGAGCGAGCAGACGAAGGGCGCGTGCGGGTGCGAGACTGCGGCGGAGACGTGCGGTGGGACTGCCGAGGCGACCGTGCTTGATGCCGCACAGTTCGAGGCGCTCGCGGTGATCTTCGGTGTCCTGGGTCGACTGTTCTGGGAGGAGCCTGAGGCCGGCGTTGTCGATCAGCTGGCCGACGCGCGCGAACTGCTGCTGGCGCCGCCGTTCTCGACGGTGGCGTCGGAGGGTGCACGCGCGCTCTGCGATGTGCTGACGGCGTACGGAGAGGCGGGCGACGAGGGGCGCGCCGCGATGATGGCGGAGATGCGGCAGGATCGCGCCTACCTGTTCTATCAGGTGAGCGTCAGCCGAACGAGCCCCTACGAGTCGGTGTACCGCACGGAGGATCGCACGCTGTTCGGGCCGCCGACGGCACAGGTCAAGGCGGACTACGAGCGTCACGGCCTCACGCTGGGCACCGGCCGTAACGAGCCGTGCGACCACTTTGGCCTCGAGTGCACCTATCTTGCGCAGGTGGCTGCTGCCGGCGCTGACGCTGCTGGTGAGGCAGCCGCAGGCGCGTCGTGCGAGCTGCGTCGGTTCCTGGGCGAGCATCTGCTGGTGTTTGCTCCCGTCTACCTGCCGCACGTCGAGATGCAGGCCCGCAGCGGGCTGTACCGGGCGACGGCCATACTTGCTCGCGAGATCCTTGCCTGGGCGGCTGGCCGGCTCGGCGCTGCGGCTGTTGTGGCGCTCGACCCTGCGGATTTTCCGCTCAAGCACGAGGCGCGTTAG
- a CDS encoding FAD-binding protein produces MELSRRDFLASSAVVGTGAVTLAALAGAASPASAGETPWDKEADIVVVGSGTAAMGAISAMSLGAESVILLEKSGVWGGTSATSGCGSWVPCAYCQADAGVEDTPEMAREYMLKTTGGRVDESVALAYLDAAPKFVQWTHDTFDWEWYCGPNGGDYFDAYEGSLGGGRTIFVKFDEGNLWSHAEQIANDLGVEVLFETPATSLVTDETGAVVGVLATTKDGAELRVHAKKGVILGTGGFDHNLAMIKAFQPNRPYVTNASMGDTGDGHLMGMAVGADLAHMDTNWGLPCFYDGELDPSADMVTDFRTNDWFMYRTKPNAIVVNKYGKRFGNESSAYAIFNRAWEEWDTGLQEYRNLPAYFICDSEFTQYFTLPGQAAVGDPMPEYVVSADTLEELAEKLGIDPEGLTAEVEAFNANAEKGADPQWHRGEKAYDQNTSADMTSGRDLPSMSLGPVATAPFYGALYVPGTCGTNGGLLVDANSQIVNVWGETIPGLYAVGNCSAGVSGGAYCGGGMTIGAGIVMSWVAVHHMLGIAE; encoded by the coding sequence ATGGAACTGAGCCGCCGAGACTTCCTCGCATCGTCAGCCGTCGTCGGAACGGGCGCCGTCACCCTCGCCGCGCTCGCCGGCGCCGCGTCCCCGGCATCCGCCGGCGAGACGCCGTGGGACAAGGAGGCCGATATCGTCGTCGTGGGCTCGGGCACGGCCGCCATGGGCGCCATCTCCGCCATGAGCCTCGGCGCCGAGTCCGTCATCCTGCTCGAGAAGAGCGGCGTCTGGGGCGGCACGTCGGCGACGTCGGGCTGCGGCAGCTGGGTGCCCTGCGCATACTGCCAGGCCGACGCGGGCGTCGAGGACACGCCCGAGATGGCTCGCGAGTACATGCTCAAGACGACGGGCGGCCGCGTTGACGAGAGTGTCGCGCTCGCCTACCTCGACGCCGCGCCCAAGTTCGTCCAGTGGACGCACGACACCTTTGACTGGGAGTGGTACTGCGGGCCCAACGGTGGCGACTACTTCGACGCCTACGAGGGCAGCCTCGGCGGCGGCCGCACCATATTCGTCAAGTTTGACGAGGGCAATCTGTGGAGCCATGCCGAGCAGATCGCGAACGACCTGGGCGTCGAGGTCCTGTTCGAAACGCCCGCGACCTCGCTTGTCACCGACGAGACCGGGGCGGTCGTCGGCGTGCTCGCCACGACGAAGGATGGGGCTGAGCTGCGCGTTCACGCCAAGAAGGGCGTCATCCTCGGCACGGGCGGCTTCGACCACAACCTCGCAATGATCAAGGCGTTCCAGCCGAACCGCCCCTACGTCACGAACGCCTCCATGGGCGACACCGGCGACGGTCATCTCATGGGCATGGCGGTCGGTGCCGACCTTGCTCACATGGACACGAACTGGGGCCTGCCGTGCTTCTACGACGGCGAGCTTGATCCCAGCGCCGACATGGTGACCGACTTCAGGACGAACGACTGGTTCATGTACCGGACGAAGCCCAACGCCATCGTCGTGAACAAGTACGGCAAGCGCTTCGGCAACGAGTCGAGCGCCTACGCCATCTTCAACCGAGCGTGGGAGGAGTGGGACACCGGACTGCAGGAGTACCGTAACCTGCCCGCCTACTTCATCTGCGACTCCGAGTTCACGCAGTACTTCACGCTGCCAGGCCAGGCGGCCGTGGGCGACCCGATGCCCGAGTACGTCGTCAGCGCCGACACCTTGGAGGAGCTCGCAGAGAAGCTGGGCATCGACCCAGAGGGACTGACGGCCGAGGTCGAGGCATTCAATGCGAACGCCGAGAAGGGCGCCGACCCCCAGTGGCACCGCGGCGAGAAGGCATACGACCAGAACACGTCGGCCGACATGACGTCGGGGCGCGACCTGCCGAGCATGAGCCTCGGCCCCGTGGCGACGGCCCCGTTCTACGGCGCGCTCTACGTGCCGGGCACCTGCGGCACGAACGGCGGTTTGCTCGTTGACGCGAACTCGCAGATCGTCAACGTGTGGGGCGAGACCATCCCCGGTCTGTACGCCGTCGGCAACTGCTCGGCCGGCGTATCGGGCGGCGCCTACTGCGGCGGCGGCATGACCATCGGAGCCGGCATCGTCATGAGCTGGGTCGCCGTACACCACATGCTGGGCATCGCGGAGTAG
- a CDS encoding molybdopterin-dependent oxidoreductase, with protein MSRRSFVTWAAVLGGSCALAGGVSQAALAADAKAASSAADALPPAPEGVPFDYDKVTWGGCHVNCGSRCPLKMFVKDDTVVRVGIDDDGGDTFGPGEIYQMRSCVRGRTNRQRLYNDSRIQTPLRRVPGTKRGEGKYEAITWDEAIQEIADAMISIKEKYGNDAFYIQYGTGQLGGTVSKSWAPDNTAFARLLNCFGGYLRHYCDYSTGQINWELPLFNGDAYSNNEVTDLVNSKNIVLFGNNPANTRMSGSAMQYLITQVRLQNPDAKIVVIDPILSDTAVGVANEWIPIRPGTDMALVAGMVHYLMVNDKLDREFIEQNFIGFYSANFADEVKQAEPPDNTFFGYDKTGSITVEGDMSYEAYLMGTGAYEGTGVKDSTWAAGITGVPAAKIEELAELYIDGPTATIQGWGPQRHMAGGYSARAIGMIAALTKNVGISGGGTGAREGTGGVGYPIPSSIPNLVEKNTVTTCVSFFDWYHAIEDYKSMNDATWGVRNIDNTGAMTYAEEPGTVALKAPIKFIWNYASNVMMGQHGDINEMLRLYNLPDEDDSGLTMIVTDDVYMTPTAMISDIILPGTTSFEEMDVCTGGSAWTGFALCESPAVAPLFEAKPVYEVCCLLADKLGVLDEFSEGKTQEDWVHWLYDQAIEAGADLPDTFEAFKEQGLFKQTDDHTPRVYEKPEKLATPSGKWEVFSKQAYNISKQWDVTGGGYLPDDGKGEIHPLPEYFVAPEGVGDTDGADEYPFQLIGQHQKTRVHSSYGNVDWMKQVAPQQLWINAQDAAQLGIENGELVEVYNERGRVQITAKVTSRIMPGVLSLPQGAWYEPQSTDADMVGSYDNVDLGGCVSVLTSVRPTPISKGNGVHTNHAAVKKL; from the coding sequence CTGAGCCGTCGCTCGTTTGTGACGTGGGCCGCCGTGCTCGGCGGCAGCTGCGCTCTGGCCGGTGGCGTCTCGCAGGCGGCCCTGGCTGCCGACGCGAAGGCTGCCTCGTCTGCGGCTGACGCTCTGCCGCCGGCGCCCGAGGGCGTGCCGTTTGACTACGACAAGGTCACGTGGGGTGGCTGCCACGTCAACTGCGGCAGCCGTTGCCCGCTCAAGATGTTCGTCAAGGACGACACTGTCGTGCGCGTCGGCATCGATGACGACGGCGGCGACACGTTCGGCCCCGGCGAGATCTACCAGATGCGTTCCTGCGTCCGCGGCCGCACGAACCGCCAGCGCCTCTACAACGACTCGCGTATCCAGACGCCGCTGCGCCGCGTGCCGGGCACGAAGCGCGGCGAGGGCAAGTACGAGGCCATCACCTGGGACGAGGCCATCCAGGAGATCGCCGACGCCATGATCTCCATCAAGGAGAAGTACGGCAACGACGCGTTCTACATCCAGTACGGCACCGGCCAGCTCGGCGGCACCGTCTCCAAGTCGTGGGCGCCCGACAACACGGCGTTCGCCCGCCTGCTCAACTGCTTCGGCGGCTACCTGCGCCACTACTGCGACTACTCCACGGGTCAGATCAACTGGGAGCTGCCGCTGTTCAACGGCGACGCCTACTCGAACAACGAGGTCACCGATCTGGTGAACTCCAAGAACATCGTGCTGTTCGGCAACAACCCGGCCAACACGCGCATGAGCGGCTCTGCCATGCAGTACCTCATCACGCAGGTGCGTCTGCAGAACCCCGACGCCAAGATCGTCGTCATCGACCCGATCCTGTCCGACACGGCCGTCGGCGTCGCCAACGAGTGGATCCCGATTCGCCCGGGCACCGACATGGCGCTCGTGGCCGGTATGGTCCACTACCTTATGGTCAACGACAAGCTCGACCGTGAGTTCATCGAGCAGAACTTCATCGGCTTCTACAGCGCGAACTTCGCCGACGAGGTCAAGCAGGCCGAGCCGCCGGACAATACGTTCTTCGGCTACGACAAGACCGGCTCCATCACGGTCGAGGGCGACATGTCCTACGAGGCTTACCTCATGGGCACCGGCGCCTACGAGGGCACGGGCGTCAAGGACAGCACGTGGGCCGCGGGCATCACCGGCGTCCCCGCCGCGAAGATCGAGGAGCTTGCCGAGCTCTACATCGACGGCCCGACAGCGACGATCCAGGGCTGGGGCCCGCAGCGTCACATGGCCGGCGGCTACAGCGCCCGCGCCATCGGCATGATCGCCGCGCTCACGAAGAACGTTGGCATCTCGGGCGGCGGCACCGGCGCGCGCGAGGGCACGGGCGGCGTCGGCTACCCGATTCCCTCGTCCATCCCCAACCTCGTCGAGAAGAACACCGTCACGACATGCGTCAGCTTCTTCGACTGGTACCACGCCATCGAGGACTACAAGTCGATGAACGACGCCACGTGGGGCGTGCGCAACATCGACAACACCGGCGCGATGACCTACGCCGAGGAGCCGGGCACCGTGGCGCTCAAGGCTCCGATCAAGTTCATCTGGAACTACGCGTCCAACGTCATGATGGGCCAGCACGGCGACATCAACGAGATGCTGCGCCTCTACAACCTGCCTGACGAGGACGACTCCGGCCTGACGATGATCGTGACCGACGACGTCTACATGACGCCGACCGCCATGATCAGCGACATCATCCTGCCCGGTACGACGAGCTTCGAGGAGATGGACGTCTGCACCGGTGGCTCGGCGTGGACGGGCTTCGCGCTGTGCGAGTCGCCGGCCGTCGCGCCGCTGTTCGAGGCCAAGCCGGTCTACGAGGTGTGCTGTCTGCTCGCAGACAAGCTCGGCGTGCTCGACGAGTTCAGCGAGGGCAAGACGCAGGAGGATTGGGTCCACTGGCTGTACGACCAGGCCATCGAGGCCGGCGCCGACCTGCCCGACACGTTCGAGGCGTTCAAGGAGCAGGGCCTGTTCAAGCAGACGGACGACCACACGCCGCGCGTCTACGAGAAGCCTGAGAAGCTCGCGACGCCCTCCGGCAAGTGGGAGGTCTTCTCGAAGCAGGCGTACAACATCTCGAAGCAGTGGGACGTCACGGGCGGCGGCTACCTGCCTGACGACGGCAAGGGCGAGATCCATCCACTGCCGGAGTACTTCGTGGCGCCCGAGGGCGTCGGCGACACGGACGGTGCCGACGAGTACCCGTTCCAGCTCATCGGCCAGCATCAGAAGACGCGCGTCCACTCGAGCTACGGCAACGTCGACTGGATGAAGCAAGTCGCCCCTCAGCAGCTGTGGATCAACGCGCAGGATGCGGCGCAGCTCGGCATCGAGAACGGTGAGCTCGTCGAGGTCTACAACGAGCGCGGCCGCGTGCAGATCACGGCTAAGGTGACGTCGCGCATCATGCCCGGCGTGCTGAGCCTGCCGCAGGGCGCCTGGTACGAGCCGCAGAGCACCGACGCGGACATGGTGGGCAGCTACGACAACGTTGACCTGGGCGGATGCGTCTCGGTGCTCACGAGCGTGCGCCCGACGCCCATCAGCAAGGGCAACGGCGTGCACACGAACCACGCCGCCGTCAAGAAGCTCTAG
- a CDS encoding LysR family transcriptional regulator, translated as MKIETLADFLTLVKCRGFGRAARQLYTTQPSLSSRIAAMEKELGFEVVDRSSSTFSLTPAGSAFLGYAQAIVDAYGKGRSEGRALDREGSPLRVTGIGADSREFRLVSAIDDPAFVFVGSDMNTPFFDLLVSGRADIELTPDVAAVERLGTLDPQHEYATVPAGYGRGAIAMQASHPLATREELTSADLDGATVTIGSLTFFEEWRDVIGAMLGEDVHTQFRLRHADNVGELARAELGDTLHICAFESVETFYGHRDDIVIKTTVDGRELRYPLCAAYRADASDARIAELAQKIGRVLSACEG; from the coding sequence ATGAAGATCGAAACGCTGGCGGACTTTCTCACCCTTGTGAAGTGTCGCGGCTTCGGACGGGCGGCCCGGCAGCTCTACACGACGCAGCCCAGCTTGAGCAGCCGCATCGCCGCTATGGAGAAGGAACTCGGTTTCGAGGTGGTCGACCGCTCGAGCTCGACGTTCTCGCTCACGCCGGCTGGCTCGGCTTTTCTGGGCTATGCCCAGGCGATTGTCGACGCCTACGGGAAGGGGCGATCCGAGGGAAGGGCTCTCGACAGGGAAGGCTCTCCGCTGCGCGTCACAGGGATAGGGGCGGACTCGCGGGAGTTTCGGCTCGTCTCCGCGATCGATGATCCGGCGTTTGTGTTTGTGGGCAGTGACATGAACACGCCGTTTTTCGACCTGCTGGTGAGCGGACGAGCGGATATCGAGCTGACGCCCGACGTGGCGGCTGTCGAGAGGCTGGGCACGCTTGACCCCCAACACGAGTATGCGACCGTGCCTGCGGGGTATGGCCGCGGGGCCATTGCGATGCAGGCGTCGCATCCGCTTGCTACGCGCGAGGAACTGACGTCGGCCGATCTCGACGGAGCGACGGTGACGATCGGGAGCCTGACGTTCTTCGAAGAGTGGCGCGACGTAATTGGTGCCATGTTGGGTGAGGACGTGCACACGCAGTTCCGGTTGCGCCATGCCGACAACGTTGGGGAGCTTGCCCGGGCCGAGCTGGGAGACACGCTTCACATATGTGCGTTCGAGTCGGTTGAGACGTTCTATGGGCATCGGGACGACATCGTCATAAAGACGACGGTTGACGGGCGGGAGCTGCGCTATCCCCTGTGCGCTGCCTACCGCGCCGACGCGTCCGACGCCCGCATCGCCGAGCTCGCCCAGAAAATCGGCCGGGTGCTGTCTGCCTGCGAGGGGTGA